A window of the Burkholderia sp. 9120 genome harbors these coding sequences:
- a CDS encoding efflux RND transporter periplasmic adaptor subunit, translating to MTILPLSRRRVAIAALAVIVVAGLGTFGAIRVDASSPAAPTIVPEVDVATVVQKTITDWQSYSGRLEAVEKVDVRSQVPGTIVSVNFKDGALVKKGDTLFVIDPRPYAAEVDRAEAQLAAAQARTGYTQSDWERAQRLIVDNAIAKRDYDDRQNAAREASANLKAAQAALETARINLGYTKIVAPVAGRVSRAEITVGNVVAAGASATPLTTLVSVSPIYASFDADEQTYLQYLSRAKDGSKVPVELGLADETGYSRSGTIESVDNRLDTSSGTIRVRARFDNQDGALIPGLYARVKVGGSAPHPALLIDDAAVGTDQDKKFVLVVDQSNHVVYRGISVGSMQGNLRVVKGGLQATDRIVVNGIQRVRPGDMVRAHMVPMDADQDPNSAPLAQTPTQARTKADKNS from the coding sequence ATGACTATTCTTCCTCTTTCCCGTCGCCGCGTGGCGATTGCAGCGCTTGCCGTCATCGTCGTGGCTGGGCTGGGAACGTTCGGCGCGATCCGCGTCGATGCGAGCTCGCCGGCCGCGCCGACCATCGTGCCGGAAGTCGACGTCGCCACGGTGGTGCAGAAGACCATTACCGACTGGCAGAGCTATTCTGGCCGTCTGGAGGCTGTCGAAAAAGTGGACGTGCGTTCGCAGGTGCCGGGCACGATCGTGTCCGTCAACTTCAAAGACGGCGCGCTCGTGAAGAAGGGCGACACGTTATTCGTGATCGACCCGCGTCCGTACGCGGCGGAAGTGGATCGCGCCGAAGCGCAACTCGCGGCCGCCCAGGCGCGCACGGGTTACACGCAAAGCGACTGGGAGCGTGCGCAACGCCTGATCGTCGACAACGCGATCGCCAAGCGCGACTACGACGACCGCCAGAACGCCGCACGCGAGGCGAGCGCCAACCTGAAGGCCGCGCAAGCCGCGCTCGAAACCGCCCGCATCAATCTCGGCTACACGAAGATTGTCGCGCCGGTGGCGGGCCGCGTGTCGCGCGCGGAAATCACGGTGGGCAACGTGGTGGCAGCGGGTGCAAGCGCTACGCCGCTAACCACGCTGGTGTCGGTTTCGCCGATCTACGCCTCGTTCGACGCGGACGAACAGACCTACCTGCAATACCTGAGTCGTGCGAAAGACGGCAGCAAGGTGCCGGTGGAACTCGGCCTCGCCGATGAAACCGGCTACTCGCGCAGCGGCACGATCGAATCGGTCGACAACCGTCTCGATACGTCGTCCGGCACGATCCGGGTGCGCGCGCGCTTCGATAACCAGGATGGTGCGTTGATCCCGGGTCTGTATGCACGCGTGAAGGTGGGTGGCAGCGCGCCGCATCCGGCGCTGCTGATCGACGACGCCGCGGTCGGCACCGATCAGGACAAGAAGTTCGTACTGGTGGTCGACCAGAGCAATCACGTCGTGTATCGCGGGATTTCGGTGGGCTCCATGCAAGGCAATCTGCGTGTGGTCAAGGGTGGTTTGCAGGCGACCGACCGCATCGTCGTGAACGGTATTCAGCGTGTTCGCCCAGGCGACATGGTGCGCGCCCACATGGTGCCGATGGACGCCGATCAGGATCCGAACAGCGCGCCGCTTGCCCAGACCCCCACGCAGGCACGCACCAAAGCGGACAAGAATTCGTGA
- a CDS encoding alpha/beta hydrolase, with amino-acid sequence MDAFKPPYSFVPSSISLAEADSTALEVTDVQIEGHAQDITLRLYRQGKKTALPVLLYFHGGGFTKGSIEQADYAARYFAEHLPALVVSVGYSLAPQFPFPAAPEDAHRAALWVQTRARAFGGNSRKVGVAGHDAGGQLANCLAFIARDRGDVQIAAQALFGPMLDPSLTRLGDEKRLGSDITAKECAACYRAYLPQASQRMHPYAAPLESCRLAGLPATLIATAQNDVLHVEAEKYASSLIDAGVQTQVVRYPSVSHAALADHPPALQEAVQFFQWRFDARAHR; translated from the coding sequence ATGGATGCATTTAAACCGCCGTACTCTTTCGTTCCCTCCAGCATCAGCCTGGCAGAGGCGGACAGCACGGCACTCGAAGTCACCGACGTGCAGATTGAAGGGCACGCTCAGGACATTACGTTGCGTTTGTACCGGCAAGGCAAGAAGACCGCACTGCCTGTATTGCTTTATTTCCACGGCGGCGGCTTTACGAAGGGCTCGATCGAGCAGGCCGACTACGCCGCACGGTATTTCGCAGAACACTTACCGGCACTCGTCGTGTCGGTGGGTTATTCGCTGGCGCCGCAGTTTCCGTTTCCCGCGGCGCCGGAAGACGCGCATCGCGCAGCGCTGTGGGTGCAAACGCGGGCGCGCGCGTTTGGCGGTAATAGCAGGAAGGTTGGCGTAGCCGGCCATGATGCGGGCGGGCAATTGGCCAATTGCCTCGCTTTCATCGCGCGTGATCGGGGTGACGTGCAGATTGCCGCGCAGGCGCTGTTCGGGCCGATGCTCGATCCGAGCCTCACGCGGCTCGGCGACGAAAAGCGGCTTGGCTCGGATATCACGGCTAAAGAGTGTGCAGCGTGTTATCGCGCGTACTTGCCGCAAGCGTCGCAACGCATGCATCCGTATGCCGCGCCGCTCGAATCGTGCCGTCTCGCGGGCCTGCCGGCCACGCTGATCGCGACGGCGCAAAACGACGTGCTGCACGTGGAGGCGGAGAAATACGCCAGCAGTCTGATCGATGCGGGAGTGCAGACCCAGGTGGTCCGCTATCCGAGCGTGTCGCATGCCGCACTGGCCGACCATCCGCCCGCCTTGCAGGAAGCGGTGCAATTTTTTCAGTGGCGCTTCGACGCACGCGCTCATCGATGA
- a CDS encoding LysR family transcriptional regulator: protein MDRLQAMQVFTRVVDTNSFTRAAETLDLPRASVTTIIQNLEAFLGTRLMHRTTRRLSLTPDGAAYYERCVRILADVEETEASFQSGNKKPHGKLRIDMPGSIGRLLVIPSLCEFHTRYPDIDLQLGLTDRPVDLLQEGVDCVVRVGALQDSSLVARRIGLFEGVTCAAPDYIERAGMPSSLEDLENHKAVNYFSSRTGRTLDWAFMVDGKEVEVKMKSIVSVNDADAYVTCGLEGFGLIQPALFMVLPHLRSGQLVEVLPELKPLPMPISAVYPHSRHLSPKVRVFVDWIAELFDRCPLLSGRGTLDATCTKRTFEERESAPTLDTPVITEWVA, encoded by the coding sequence ATGGACCGGCTTCAGGCCATGCAAGTGTTCACGCGTGTCGTCGACACAAATAGCTTTACCCGCGCAGCGGAAACGCTCGACCTGCCGCGCGCATCCGTTACTACCATCATTCAGAATCTCGAAGCGTTCCTCGGCACGCGCCTGATGCACCGGACCACGCGGCGTCTGTCGCTCACGCCGGACGGCGCGGCGTACTACGAACGTTGCGTGCGCATCCTTGCGGATGTCGAAGAGACCGAAGCCAGTTTTCAGAGCGGCAATAAAAAGCCGCACGGCAAGCTTCGCATCGACATGCCGGGGTCGATCGGCCGCCTGCTGGTGATTCCTTCGCTGTGTGAATTCCACACACGCTATCCGGACATCGATCTGCAACTCGGCTTGACGGATCGCCCGGTCGACCTGCTGCAGGAAGGCGTGGATTGCGTGGTACGCGTGGGCGCGCTACAGGATTCCTCGCTGGTGGCGCGACGTATCGGCCTGTTCGAGGGGGTGACCTGTGCGGCGCCGGATTACATCGAGCGGGCGGGTATGCCGTCTTCACTCGAAGATCTGGAGAATCACAAAGCAGTCAATTACTTCTCAAGCCGCACGGGACGCACGCTCGATTGGGCCTTCATGGTGGATGGCAAAGAAGTTGAAGTGAAGATGAAGAGCATCGTGTCGGTGAACGACGCGGACGCCTACGTGACTTGCGGACTTGAAGGCTTCGGTTTGATTCAGCCGGCGCTCTTCATGGTGCTGCCGCATCTGCGGTCGGGTCAGTTGGTGGAAGTGTTGCCGGAACTGAAGCCTTTGCCGATGCCAATTTCCGCAGTCTATCCGCACAGTCGCCATCTGTCGCCTAAAGTCCGCGTTTTCGTAGACTGGATTGCGGAGCTGTTCGATCGTTGCCCGTTGTTGAGCGGACGCGGTACGCTCGACGCAACCTGTACGAAGCGTACTTTCGAAGAACGCGAGTCTGCACCGACACTCGACACACCCGTAATCACCGAATGGGTTGCGTGA
- a CDS encoding DUF4148 domain-containing protein: MKRNLLAGLALSLLASAPVFAQSNGGGIGRAGTYETQPAATVAATGKTRAEVQAELVAAYRDGSLPSLNRTTYPNKGLVGQTQAARIALQEGHDGDVTRVAEKQ; encoded by the coding sequence ATGAAACGCAATCTCCTGGCAGGTCTCGCTCTCTCGCTGCTTGCAAGCGCACCGGTATTCGCACAGAGCAATGGCGGCGGTATCGGCCGCGCCGGTACTTATGAAACGCAACCCGCCGCAACAGTGGCCGCGACCGGCAAGACGCGCGCTGAAGTGCAGGCTGAACTGGTCGCCGCGTATCGCGACGGTTCATTGCCTTCGCTGAATCGCACCACGTATCCGAACAAGGGCCTGGTCGGTCAAACGCAGGCGGCACGTATTGCCCTGCAGGAAGGCCACGACGGCGACGTCACGCGCGTAGCCGAAAAACAGTAA
- a CDS encoding purine nucleoside permease has protein sequence MLTRTLGAFCAVTLAACAVFTPGPASADDNGDASQADAGSHGRPVKVMIISMFQPEGQVWLDRLGPWRDITVDGLSPDYPTVHCNRQDVCVMTTGMGHTNAAASIMALTFSPRFDLRHTYFMVAGIAGIDPQQGTVGSAAWAKYLVDFGIQWEIDGREIPSNWNTGYLGINTTGPTAKPPLDYKTEVFQLNTQLADTAFALSRNVALSDDAQAQAARAKYSYAPANRPPSVVQCDTLAGDTWWSGTLIGQRARDWTKILTDGKGVYCTTQQEDNATYEALKRAASVHKVDLNRVAVLRAGSDFDRPYDGQTSADNLLNYASQGGFTIAIENLFRSGNPLVQDIATHWGEWRDGVPKR, from the coding sequence ATGCTGACTCGCACACTCGGCGCTTTCTGCGCTGTTACGCTCGCGGCCTGCGCGGTTTTTACGCCAGGCCCGGCCAGCGCTGACGACAACGGCGATGCCTCGCAAGCCGACGCTGGCTCGCACGGCCGCCCCGTCAAGGTCATGATCATTTCGATGTTCCAACCGGAAGGCCAGGTGTGGCTCGACCGGCTTGGACCGTGGCGCGACATTACGGTAGACGGCTTGTCGCCCGATTACCCGACCGTCCATTGCAACAGGCAGGACGTGTGCGTGATGACCACCGGCATGGGGCACACCAACGCGGCGGCGTCGATCATGGCGCTGACGTTCTCGCCGCGTTTCGATTTGCGGCATACGTACTTCATGGTCGCCGGTATCGCCGGGATCGATCCGCAGCAGGGCACGGTGGGTTCGGCCGCGTGGGCGAAATATCTGGTGGACTTCGGGATTCAGTGGGAGATCGATGGGCGTGAAATTCCGTCGAACTGGAATACCGGGTACCTCGGCATCAATACCACGGGTCCCACGGCGAAGCCCCCGTTGGACTATAAAACCGAGGTGTTCCAGTTGAATACGCAACTCGCCGATACGGCGTTCGCGTTGTCGCGTAACGTCGCCTTGTCGGACGACGCACAGGCTCAGGCCGCGCGGGCCAAGTATTCGTATGCGCCGGCTAACCGGCCGCCGTCGGTGGTTCAGTGCGACACGCTTGCGGGGGATACGTGGTGGTCCGGCACGTTGATCGGCCAACGCGCCCGCGACTGGACCAAAATTCTGACGGACGGCAAAGGGGTTTACTGCACGACGCAGCAGGAAGACAACGCCACCTACGAGGCGCTGAAGCGTGCTGCTTCCGTACACAAGGTCGATTTGAATCGTGTCGCCGTGCTGCGGGCGGGCTCCGATTTCGACCGTCCTTATGATGGACAGACGAGCGCGGACAACCTGCTCAACTACGCGTCGCAAGGTGGCTTCACGATTGCGATTGAAAACCTGTTCCGTTCCGGCAATCCGCTCGTGCAGGATATCGCCACGCATTGGGGCGAGTGGCGTGATGGCGTGCCGAAACGTTAG